In Drosophila teissieri strain GT53w chromosome 2R, Prin_Dtei_1.1, whole genome shotgun sequence, the following proteins share a genomic window:
- the LOC122615110 gene encoding juvenile hormone esterase, whose amino-acid sequence MLFAGVGVLFVVAVAFGDSLDVCLKDMGCMRGTFMPGYQSGDFEAFMGIPFAQPPVGPLRLKNPVPAESWEGVLDAGMAKDSCIQRSYFAKEWDVMGVEDCLYLNVYRPKKRDGANLPVMVYIHGGGFFAGSAHPMATGPEYLMDTGKVVVVTASYRLGPFGFLSTGDEHMPGNFAFKDQRLALQWVQQHIATFGGDPNKVTILGHSAGGMSTHLHMLSPNSKGLFQNSMSLTGTMFLSAMKILKDPLSQARRLGKELAIGQAESLSSQDLAEALREVCPKKLLLSVDSLKVWDNMPHLSSLPVLEAPSPDAFLVEDPLKAHRAGRINQVPWVLSLSSRAGEGSLFMMRAFINPKLRAEFNENFLEHMALLLNLPEGTPVQMVSEILEAYEFKGDSLNNDTMLKLAEISGDFNFYYPIYETVSTYLTYANLDVNPLYIYIFEFIGLSSMNKFFSGAPDDFGLGAVHMDDGLHTIRIPVGFEDFPKDSEDAKVIQRMASLMTDFTQTGIFHEASSCKASDFKDQGMCKYLHFGGNKEKYLEDIRNSMQLTAFPIWKKLFS is encoded by the exons ATGCTGTTCGCCGGAGTTGGAGTACTCTTTGTGGTAGCTGTCGCTTTCGGGGACTCCCTGGATGTGTGCTTGAAGGATATGGGCTGCATGCGAGGCACTTTTATGCCAGGATATCAGAGCGGAGACTTCGAAGCCTTCATGGGCATACCCTTTGCCCAGCCGCCAGTTGGACCGCTGCGTCTTAAG AATCCTGTGCCGGCTGAGTCCTGGGAGGGAGTACTCGATGCTGGAATGGCGAAAGACAGCTGCATCCAGAGGAGCTACTTTGCGAAGGAATGGGACGTGATGGGCGTGGAGGACTGCCTCTACCTGAACGTCTACAGACCCAAG AAACGGGATGGTGCTAACTTGCCCGTGATGGTGTATATACATGGGGGCGGTTTCTTTGCCGGCTCTGCCCATCCGATGGCCACTGGACCAGAGTATCTGATGGATACCGGCAAGGTAGTCGTGGTAACAGCTAGCTATCGCCTTGGTCCCTTCG GTTTTCTTAGCACTGGCGATGAGCACATGCCTGGAAATTTCGCATTCAAGGATCAGCGATTGGCGCTGCAGTGGGTTCAACAGCACATAGCTACATTCGGAGGAGATCCCAACAAGGTCACGATCCTTGGGCACAGTGCTGGAGGAATGTCTACGCACTTGCACATGCTTAGTCCCAATTCAAAGG GACTCTTCCAAAATTCCATGTCCCTGACTGGCACCATGTTCCTGTCGGCCATGAAGATCCTTAAAGATCCGCTAAGTCAGGCAAGGCGTCTGGGCAAGGAGTTGGCCATCGGTCAAGCGGAGAGTCTCAGCAGCCAGGATCTTGCTGAAGCGCTACGTGAAGTGTGTCCCAAGAAACTCCTGCTCAGTGTGGACAGCTTAAAGGTGTGGGATAACATGCCCCACCTTTCCAGTCTGCCAGTACTGGAGGCTCCATCTCCAGATGCCTTCTTGGTCGAGGATCCGCTGAAAGCCCACAGGGCAGGTCGCATTAACCAGGTGCCCTGGGTACTTAGCCTAAGTTCTCGAGCTGGCGAAGGTTCCCTATTCATGATGCGTGCCTTCATAAATCCAAAACTGCGGGCCGAGTTCAACGAGAACTTCCTGGAACACATGGCTCTGCTGCTCAACCTTCCCGAGGGCACTCCTGTCCAGATGGTCAGCGAAATACTGGAGGCGTATGAGTTCAAAGGCGACAGTCTGAACAACGATACCATGTTAAAGTTGGCAGAGATCTCCGGTGACTTTAACTTTTATTACCCGATTTATGAAACTGTTTCGACTTATCTCACTTATGCCAATCTCGATGTGAATCCACTGTACATCTATATCTTTGAGTTTATCGGCCTAAGCTCTATGAACAAGTTCTTTTCGGGCGCACCTGACGATTTTGGACTTGGAGCCGTTCACATGGATGACGGTCTGCACACCATACGCATTCCAGTTGGCTTCGAGGATTTCCCCAAGGACTCGGAGGATGCCAAGGTTATCCAACGAATGGCTTCGCTGATGACTGACTTTACCCAAACGGG AATTTTCCATGAAGCATCTAGCTGCAAAGCTTCGGATTTCAAGGATCAGGGAATGTGCAAGTATCTGCACTTTGGTGGCAACAAAGAAAAGTATCTGGAAGATATTCGTAACAGCATGCAGCTCACAGCATTTCCCATATGGAAAAAGCTGTTTTCATAG
- the LOC122615109 gene encoding juvenile hormone esterase isoform X1, with product MIQLRMLPLLLLLLGQLFLAGPGPFCAALATVDQLTVCPPSVGCLKGTYLQGYQSERFEAFMGIPYALPPVGDLRFSNPKVMPKLLGVYDASGPKMDCIQKNYLLPTPVIYGDEDCLYLNVYRPEVRKPALPVMVYIHGGGFFGGSAGPGITGPEYFMDSGEVILVTMAYRLGPFGFLSTQDAVMSGNFGLKDQNLALRWVQRNIRFFGGDPHQVTIFGQSAGGVSAHMHLLSPRSQGLFHRVISMSGTANVPFAIAEEPLEQTRLLAQFAEVPDARNLSTVKLTKALRRVNATKLLNAGDGLKFWDVDHMTNFRPVVERGLEGEAFLNEHPKDILAQGEPTSIPLLLGTVPGEGAVRVVNILGNETLRQSFNFRFDELLQQLMEFPASFSQERRERMVDLLVEVYFQGQHEVNEQTVQGFMNLISDRGFKQPMYNTIRKNVCHTPNPVYLYSFNYRGSLSYASAYTSANVSGKYGVVHCDDLLYLFRSPLLFPDFQRNSTEAKVIHSFVDYFVHFAKFGKPRNSESLNPCSIEVLESRPDGICDYHEFANAPDPSAGFEVHVASEFQTDRVNLWSHILSEQANSS from the exons ATGATTCAACTACGGATGCTaccgctgcttctgctgcttcttggccagctctTCTTGGCTGGCCCTGGACCCTTCTGCGCGGCCTTGGCCACTGTGGACCAGCTCACCGTGTGCCCGCCAAGCGTCGGCTGCCTCAAGGGCACCTACCTCCAGGGCTACCAGTCCGAGAGGTTCGAGGCCTTTATGGGCATTCCCTATGCCCTGCCGCCCGTCGGAGATCTGAGGTTCAGT AACCCCAAGGTGATGCCCAAGTTGCTGGGGGTGTACGATGCCAGTGGGCCCAAGATGGACTGCATCCAGAAGAACTATCTGCTGCCGACTCCAGTAATCTACGGCGATGAGGATTGCCTCTACTTGAACGTCTACAGGCCAGAG GTTCGAAAGCCGGCACTACCTGTAATGGTCTATATCCATGGCGGTGGCTTCTTTGGCGGCTCTGCAGGACCGGGAATAACAGGCCCTGAGTACTTTATGGACTCGGGTGAAGTGATTCTGGTGACCATGGCCTACAGACTAGGACCCTTTG GTTTCCTATCGACGCAGGATGCCGTGATGTCTGGTAACTTTGGCCTAAAGGATCAGAACTTGGCGCTGCGTTGGGTGCAGCGCAACATTCGCTTCTTTGGCGGTGATCCTCACCAGGTGACCATTTTCGGCCAAAGTGCCGGCGGAGTGTCTGCCCACATGCACCTGCTGAGTCCCAGATCCCAAGGACTCTTCCATCGTGTGATCAGCATGAGCGGCACGGCCAATGTGCCCTTCGCCATTGCGGAGGAGCCTCTGGAGCAGACTCGCCTCCTGGCGCAGTTTGCCGAGGTGCCGGATGCAAGGAATCTGAGTACAGTGAAGCTAACCAAGGCACTGCGTCGAGTAAATGCCACCAAACTGCTGAACGCCGGCGATGGTCTCAAGTTCTGGGATGTGGACCACATGACCAACTTCCGTCCGGTGGTTGAAAGGGGTTTGGAAGGCGAGGCTTTTCTCAACGAGCATCCCAAGGATATCCTCGCCCAAGGAGAGCCCACATCCATTCCCCTGCTCCTGGGCACCGTGCCAGGTGAGGGAGCTGTGCGGGTGGTGAACATCCTGGGCAACGAGACGCTCCGCCAGAGCTTCAACTTCCGGTTCGACGAGCTGTTGCAGCAGCTGATGGAGTTCCCGGCCAGCTTCAGCCAGGAGAGGCGCGAAAGGATGGTGGATCTGCTGGTGGAAGTGTATTTCCAGGGTCAGCACGAAGTCAACGAGCAGACCGTTCAAGGGTTCATGAAT TTAATATCCGATAGGGGTTTCAAGCAGCCCATGTACAACACCATTCGAAAGAATGTCTGCCACACGCCGAATCCCGTCTACCTATATAGCTTCAACTATCGCGGATCCCTGAGCTATGCCTCTGCCTATACATCCGCGAATGTGAGTGGAAAATACGGAGTGGTCCATTGCGATGATCTGCTGTACCTGTTCCGTAGTCCTCTGCTCTTTCCGGACTTTCAGCGGAACTCCACGGAGGCGAAGGTTATTCATTCCTTCGTGGATTACTTCGTGCATTTCGCCAAGTTTGG AAAACCCAGGAATTCCGAGTCACTGAACCCCTGCTCCATTGAGGTGCTTGAGTCACGTCCCGACGGAATATGCGATTATCACGAGTTCGCAAATGCACCAGATCCCTCCGCAGGCTTCGAGGTTCACGTGGCCAGCGAATTCCAAACGGACAGGGTGAATCTTTGGTCCCATATACTCAGCGAACAGGCGAATAGTTCGTAG
- the LOC122615109 gene encoding juvenile hormone esterase isoform X2, which produces MVYIHGGGFFGGSAGPGITGPEYFMDSGEVILVTMAYRLGPFGFLSTQDAVMSGNFGLKDQNLALRWVQRNIRFFGGDPHQVTIFGQSAGGVSAHMHLLSPRSQGLFHRVISMSGTANVPFAIAEEPLEQTRLLAQFAEVPDARNLSTVKLTKALRRVNATKLLNAGDGLKFWDVDHMTNFRPVVERGLEGEAFLNEHPKDILAQGEPTSIPLLLGTVPGEGAVRVVNILGNETLRQSFNFRFDELLQQLMEFPASFSQERRERMVDLLVEVYFQGQHEVNEQTVQGFMNLISDRGFKQPMYNTIRKNVCHTPNPVYLYSFNYRGSLSYASAYTSANVSGKYGVVHCDDLLYLFRSPLLFPDFQRNSTEAKVIHSFVDYFVHFAKFGKPRNSESLNPCSIEVLESRPDGICDYHEFANAPDPSAGFEVHVASEFQTDRVNLWSHILSEQANSS; this is translated from the exons ATGGTCTATATCCATGGCGGTGGCTTCTTTGGCGGCTCTGCAGGACCGGGAATAACAGGCCCTGAGTACTTTATGGACTCGGGTGAAGTGATTCTGGTGACCATGGCCTACAGACTAGGACCCTTTG GTTTCCTATCGACGCAGGATGCCGTGATGTCTGGTAACTTTGGCCTAAAGGATCAGAACTTGGCGCTGCGTTGGGTGCAGCGCAACATTCGCTTCTTTGGCGGTGATCCTCACCAGGTGACCATTTTCGGCCAAAGTGCCGGCGGAGTGTCTGCCCACATGCACCTGCTGAGTCCCAGATCCCAAGGACTCTTCCATCGTGTGATCAGCATGAGCGGCACGGCCAATGTGCCCTTCGCCATTGCGGAGGAGCCTCTGGAGCAGACTCGCCTCCTGGCGCAGTTTGCCGAGGTGCCGGATGCAAGGAATCTGAGTACAGTGAAGCTAACCAAGGCACTGCGTCGAGTAAATGCCACCAAACTGCTGAACGCCGGCGATGGTCTCAAGTTCTGGGATGTGGACCACATGACCAACTTCCGTCCGGTGGTTGAAAGGGGTTTGGAAGGCGAGGCTTTTCTCAACGAGCATCCCAAGGATATCCTCGCCCAAGGAGAGCCCACATCCATTCCCCTGCTCCTGGGCACCGTGCCAGGTGAGGGAGCTGTGCGGGTGGTGAACATCCTGGGCAACGAGACGCTCCGCCAGAGCTTCAACTTCCGGTTCGACGAGCTGTTGCAGCAGCTGATGGAGTTCCCGGCCAGCTTCAGCCAGGAGAGGCGCGAAAGGATGGTGGATCTGCTGGTGGAAGTGTATTTCCAGGGTCAGCACGAAGTCAACGAGCAGACCGTTCAAGGGTTCATGAAT TTAATATCCGATAGGGGTTTCAAGCAGCCCATGTACAACACCATTCGAAAGAATGTCTGCCACACGCCGAATCCCGTCTACCTATATAGCTTCAACTATCGCGGATCCCTGAGCTATGCCTCTGCCTATACATCCGCGAATGTGAGTGGAAAATACGGAGTGGTCCATTGCGATGATCTGCTGTACCTGTTCCGTAGTCCTCTGCTCTTTCCGGACTTTCAGCGGAACTCCACGGAGGCGAAGGTTATTCATTCCTTCGTGGATTACTTCGTGCATTTCGCCAAGTTTGG AAAACCCAGGAATTCCGAGTCACTGAACCCCTGCTCCATTGAGGTGCTTGAGTCACGTCCCGACGGAATATGCGATTATCACGAGTTCGCAAATGCACCAGATCCCTCCGCAGGCTTCGAGGTTCACGTGGCCAGCGAATTCCAAACGGACAGGGTGAATCTTTGGTCCCATATACTCAGCGAACAGGCGAATAGTTCGTAG